ACCTCGAGACCCGCGTCGAGTTCGTCGCCTTCGGCGCGGAAGAGGTGGGGCTGCTCGGCTCCGCGCGCTACGCCGAGCGCGCGGATCTCGAGACGATCAAAGCGGTGGTCAACAACGACGGCGTCGTCCGCGATCGGACGCTTTCGATCGTCACACACGGTTTCGACGCGCTCCAGGACGTCGCGAACGACGTGGCAGACGAGTACGACCACCCGATCGGAACCGTGCCGAAGGTCGGCCCGCACAGCGACCACTGGTCGTTCGTCAAGTGGGGCGTGCCGGGCTGTCACGTCAAATCGATGTCGGACGGGGCGGGTCGCGGCTGGGGCCACACCTTCGCCGATACGATCGACAAGCTCGAGGCCCGCACCCTTCGGGAACAGGCGATCCTCCTGACCGAGTACGTCGTCGCGCTCGCCGACGACGACGTGGCGGTCGACCACCGGCAGCCAGACGCGATCGCGGCCGACCTCGAGGCACAGGATCTCGCCGAAGGAATGCGGATCACCGGCGACTGGCCCTACGACGAGTGAGTTCGGCTGCGACGAGAGGCCCACTCGCGACGAGCGAGATCGACCCCGGACGCCGCTGTCGGCGACCGACAACCGTACGCTTTTGAGCGGGCCGTGTGAACTGACGGCCATGGATGCCGCCTGGAGCGCGGGCGACTCGCCCGTCGTCGGCGTCGTCGATCGCGAAGGGGTGGCGAGCGGTGCCGTCGAAATCGACGACACCCTCGAGTCGACGGTCGCCGATGCGAGCGGGACGATCGTCCGCGGCGGTCTCGAAGCGGTTCTCGCGGCGGGGCCGTCGATTGTAGTGACGGCCGGCGAAGCGACCCTGTCGGCGGTCGCGCGTGCCGGCGTCGAACGTCCCGTTCTGCCGGTCGGTTCGGTTACGGGAATCAAGGCGGTCGATCGCGATCACCTTCCCGCCGCTCTCGCGGCCACACTCGATGGGGACGCCGTCCGTCGCGACCGGTCGGTTCTGGACGTCACCCTCGACGCTGCGGGCGACGACACGGACGACAGCCCGATCCGAGACCGCGCCCTGTTCGACGTGACGCTCATCACCGACGAACCGGCCCGGATCTCGGAGTACGGTGTTCGAAGCGGCGACCAGTTCGTCTCCACGTTCCGCGCCGACGGCGTCGTGACGGCGACGCCCGCGGGGAGCCACGGGTACGCGAGCGCCGTCGATGCGCCGCAGCTCTCGAACGCCGTCGACGCGGTCGCGGTCGCACCGATCGGCCCCTTCCTCACGCAGACCCGTCAGTGGGTGCTGCCGGCCGACGACCTGTCGTTCACGGTCGAACGCGACGAGGGCGACGTGACTCTCGTCGTCGACGGGCGGGCGGTCGGCACGGTCACCGTCGACTCGGCGGTCACCATCTCACCGGCCGGGACGCTCCCGACGCTGGACGTTCCGGCCGAGCGACTCGAGCGCGAGTGAGCGGAGCGAGCGGGTAAAGACGGTATCGACACGTCGCCGGGCGGGGCCGGATCGACGCGGTCGCGGCCCGCTTAACTGTTGTACGGCTCCTCGTCCCGATGGTGATCCGGGTTCGCGTTCTCGAGGGCGTCGTCGACTCGCTCGTCGGATCGCTGTTCGATGTCCTGTCGCCGCTCTTCTTCGTCCTGCCGCTCGCGGGCTTCCTTCTCCTCCTCGGTGAGCCCTTCCTCGTCCTCGGCCTCCTCGGGATCGGTCGCTTCGTGCTCGAGTTGGACGTCTCGCCCGTGCTCGTCGTTTCCGGTGGGCTCGCGCTCGTCGGTGTTGTCGGACATAGTGATCCCGACTGGGGATAGCTCGGATCGCTGAAAAGGCGTTGGGCTTGCGAGGGTCGGCACTCCGATCGAATCGGACGAACGGGCCGCTATCGGGCGGCTACCACTACCAGGGCTCGCCGGACGCCAGATCGATCTCGCTGTCGCCCTTCTCGGCGGGGCAGAGATCCGCCAGCACGCAGCCGTCGCAGTCGGGATTCCGGGCCGTACAGGTCGCTCGTCCGTGATCGATACAGAGGTGCGTGAACTGCTGCCAGTCGCCCTCGGGGACGATCTCCATCAGGTCTTCCTCGATCCGTTCGGGATACTCCTCCTCGGTGAGCCCCAGTCGCCGCGAGAGTCGCTGGACGTGCGTGTCGACGACGATCCCCTCGACGATGTCGTGGCCGTGCTGGAGGACGACGTTCGCCGTCTTTCGACCGACGCCCGAGAGTTCGGTCAGTTCGTCCATCGTGTCCGGCACCTCGCCGTCGTGCTCCTCCAGGATCGTCTCGCAGGCGCTGCGGATGTACGTCGCTTTGTTGTTGTAGTAGGTGATCGAGTTCAGATCCGCCGCGAGCTCGTCCTGCGGTGCGTTCGCGTAGTCTTCGGCGCCGTCGTACTTCTCGAAGAGGTGTTCCGTCTCGGCGTTCACCCGCTCGTCGGTACACTGGGCCGAGAGGATCACCGCGATCAACAGCTCGAGACGGTCGGTGTAGCGTAGCGAAATCGTCGAGTCCGGATACGCGTCCTCGAGGCGGTCGACGACCGCCTCGGCCTGCTCGGCGCGAGTCTCGAGAGGGGTTCCCATGCAACAGTCGTTGCGAGAGCGCGCATTTGAGCCGTTCGGTTCGGAGCGGGTCGCCGGGCCGATCCGGGTCGATCACCGCACTGCGAGGCGGCCGTCGAGCGGCGGCGACGGCCGCGACCGCAGGTCGATCCCGACGAAGAATTCACAGGCGAAGGACTATTATCATACAGCACGCAACTGGCATGAAAGGCGACGCAACCGGGTGGGAGTTCACTAATGACAAAGGAGACACATCGGACGCAGGCCGACGAGACGAACGGGGGATCGAGTACCGGCATCCTCGACGTACTGCTCGCCGAACTCGCGGGCGACGACGGAACGGGCAAGAAATCGCTCCGTCGAGCGCTCGAGGTCGAGCAGACAGCCACGACAGCGGATCTCGCGAGGATCGAGGAGGCCCTCGGGACGCTACAGGCGGACATCGACGAGCGCAAAGCCGCGGAGGCGGAACTCCGGGCCAGAATCGAGAACAACCTCGAGCCCCGGCTCGACACCGTCGACCGCCGGCTCCGGGAACTCGAGGAGCGAATGCGGACCCTCGAGTCCGAGACGAGGGGGCTTCGGTCGGAACTCGCCGGCGTCAGCGACTCGCTCGGAGAGCCCCGGAGCGCCGACGCGGACAATCTCGACGATCTCGACGACCTCGCGGACGACCTCGACGACCTCGCGGACGATCTCGACGATCTCGAGCGAACGGTCGCGACTGCGTTCGACACGGTCACGTCGGACCTCGAGAGCGATCTCGGACGGATACAAGCGACCCTGCGGGAGGACATCGACGCGCTCGAGCGGCGGCTGTCGACGCTCGAGGAGGCGGCCGGCATCGGTCCGGGAGCCGAGACCGACGACGATCAGCTGACGAAATACTGATCCGGAACGTGAATGAACGCCGTCTGGAGGGGCGGTTGATCGATCGAACCGGCGGTTGAGCCGCTCACAGCCCGGAAACCTGCGATCGAGAGGATGCCGTGAGCTTTAAGCGGTCATCCTCCACGTATCAGGGTATGAAAGCCACCGCCATGGCCCACCCCATCCAGGGGCTAGTCAAGTACCACGGGATGCGCGACGAGATCGAGCGGCTTCCGTACCACGACAGTATCAGCGTCTGTACGGCGCCCAGCCACACGCGGACGACCGTCGAGTTCTCGATGGACTACGACGAGGACACCTTCGTCGTCGACGGCGAGGAGCTCGACGGCCGCGCGAAGGAGCGGGTCGAAGCCGTCGTCGAAAAGGCCCGCTCGATGTCCGACGCCGCTCACACGGTGTACCCCGTTCGCCTCGAGAGCGAGAACAGCTTCCCCTCGAACGTCGGCCTCGGATCGTCTTCGTCCGGCTTCGCGGCCGCGGCGATGGCGCTGTCCGAAGCCGCGGAACTCGACGCCAGCAAGCAGGAGATCTCGACGATTGCCCGCGTCGGCTCGGCGTCGGCCGCGCGAGCGGTCACCGGCGCGTTCTCCCAGCTTCACACGGGCCTGAACGACGAGGACTGCCGCTCCAAGCGGGTTCCGTCGAACCTCCACGAGAACCTCAAGATCATCGTCGGCCTCGTTCCCTACCACAAGGAGACCGAAGACGCACACCGCGAGGCTGCGGACAGCCACATGTTCCAGGCGCGGAACGCCCACATCCACGGCCAGATCGCCGAGATGCGCGACGCCCTGCGCAACGACGACTTCGAGCGCGCGTTCGAACTCGCCGAGCACGACTCGCTGTCGCTCGCGGCCACCACGATGACCGGCCCCTCGGGCTGGGTCTACTGGCAGCCCGCCACTCTCGCGGTCTTCAACACGGTACGCGAACTCCGCGAGGAGGAGGACATCCCCGTCTACTTCTCGACCGACACCGGTGCCAGCGTCTACGTCAATACCACCGAGGAGTACGCCGAGGAAGTCGAGGAAGCGGTCTCCGACTGCGGCGTCTCCACCACCACCTGGAACGTCGGCGGTCCCGCGCGACTCCTCGACGAGGACGATCACCTGTTCTAGGAACCGGCCGGTTGCGCTGCGGGGCGGCACGCTGCGCCCGCGGCCAAATACCGATCTCGTGGGATCGTCGATCCCGCTCAGTGCCGATCGAACGCTCCGGCAGACAGATCGCGTCTGCCGTGCGCTCGTTCACGAGACCGCTTCTCCTCCCTCCGGTGCGGCGGAGCCCCGGCCCGGGTCGGTCGGTTCGCTCGCCCGGGACGGTCGCCGAGGGAGCCTTATATGCGACTCTCCCGTTGTGTTCGTAGTGATGCTCCGATGGCCGAGATAGACCGGATCGATATGGCGATCCTTCACGCGTTGCAGGACGACGCGCGGAACGCGACCACCGAATCGATCGGCGAGCGAGTCGACCTCGCCTCGAGTAGCGTCGCGACGCGAATCAACGACCTCGAGGAGAACGGCGTTATCACCGGCTATACGCCCGTCATCGACTACGACGAAGCCGGATTCGAGCAGCGGCTGCTTCTCGTCGGGACCGTACAGGGCGACGACGAGGGAATCGTGGCGGCGGTGAGCGACGTCGAGAACGTCATCAGCGTCGAACGGTTGCTGACCGACGAGGGTGACCTCCACATCGAACTCGTGAGCCGATCGCAAGAGCGTGCGGAGGCGGTCACCGACGACCTGCACGAACTCGGGGTCGAAATCACGAAGACGAGCGTCGTCGTCGAGGAGACCAACCGGCCGTTCAACCACCTCGGGGCGAAGTATACGAACGGGGAGTGAGTGTCGCGTCACATTTCCCGAAGTCCCGCCGTCTTCCGAATCTTCTCCGGCCGTATTGAAGTGGTCACGGACAAATATACGTTCGGCGACATCTTTTAGGGTAGCACGCCGGTAGTGGGAGCCGATGCCCGACCGCCAACCGGACGCCGACGAGCGTCGCCCACCCAGCGAGGAAGTCGTCACAGCGGTCGCAACCGCGTTCGATACGTCACCGCTCGATCTCACCCCGCCGCTGTACGACCGGGTCGATCCCGAAGCGCTCGATTCGCTCGTTCGGTCGGGGCCGAACGAGCTCCGCGTCCAGTTTCGGTACAACGGCTGTGCCGTTTCGATCGACGGACGCGGCCGCACCGAGGTCTCTCCGATAGACGAGAGCGCCCGCTCTCACGAGTGCGAACCGCGAGACGACTGATGGCGGTCCAGTTCGCTCGGGATCGACCTGCGTCCGCCCGGTTCTATATCGGTCGAGGCCCTACGCCGACCCATGCACGTTGTCGTCCTCGGCGCAGGATACGCAGGGCTGCCCCTGACGCGCTTGCTCGAGGAAGCCCTCCCCGAGACGGTCGACATCACGCTGGTCGACGAGTCGCCTGACCACCTCGTTCAGCACGAGCTCCATCGGGTGATCCGCCGACCGGAGCTGGCCGCGGCGATCACGGTCCCCCTGCCCGAGGTGCTCGAGCGGGCCAGCGTCCGCGTCGCCCACGTCGAGGCGATCGATCGCGACGAGCGGGTCGTCTCCCTCTCGACGGGCGCGCTTTCGTACGACGTGGCGGCGGTCTGTCTCGGTGCACGGACCGCCTACTACGGTCTCGAGGGCGTCCGCGAACACGCGACGCCGCTCAAGCGACTCTCGCACGCGAACCGGATCCGATCGGGAGCGCTCGCGGCGTTCCGGACCGACGATCCCGGGCTCGTCGTCGGCGGGGCCGGCCTCTCCGGCGTCCAGGTCGCGGGCGAACTCGCCGCGTTCGCTCGCGAGGAGCGCAGCGACGCGACGATCACGATCCTCGAGCGACTCGGGAGCGTCGCACCGGGCTTCCCGGAGAACTTCCGGCGAGCGGTCCGGAGCGCGCTCGAAGAACAGGGTGTCGACGTTCGAACCGACGCGGCGGTCGCGCGAGCCGACGGGTCACACGTCGTCCTCGAGTCGGGCGAGCGCGTTCCGTCCGATCAGTTCGTCTGGACCGGCGGCATTCGGGGGGCGGACGCGCTCGCCGGCGAACGGCCGACGGTCGAGAGCGACCTCCGACTCGACGATCGGACCTTCGCGCTCGGGGACGCGGTTCGCGTCGTCGACGCCGGCGGGGAGCCGGTGCCGGCGAGCGCACAGGCCGCCGTGCGGGAAGCCCGGACGGTGGCCGAGAGTATCGCCACCCTCGTCGCGGACGACGAAACTATCGAAGCCGCCGGTTCTCACAGCGAGGCGTTCACCTTCGAATCGCCCGGCTGGGTCGTCAGCGTCGGCGACGATGCGGTCGCGACGATCGGCTCGCGCGTTCTCACGGGACGACCGGCGACGGCGCTCAAGACGACCGTCGGCCTCGGCTATCTCTCCGGCGTCGGCGACGCCGAAAACGCGGTCGGGCTCGCGTATCGGGACCTCCTTCCGGATCGGCTCCAGCGGAATCACTAAGGGCCATCGCGGTTCGGGTCGTCCACTCGAGCACGGGCGACGCGAGCCCGCTGCCGCCGTCGGTCAGGTCCAGCGATCCAGCCCCGTCTGCGTGACGCTCTCCTCGATGCGCTCGAAGCCGCGTTCGACCTCGCCGTCGTGGACTCCCCACTCGTCGATGACGTACTCTCGCGCGGCCTCGAGGTCCGGGTCGACGGCCGCGTCGAACTCGTACTCGTCGGTGACATCGGGATCGCGGAACAGCTGCCGCACGCGGTCGCCGTACTCGACGTGTTCGCCGCGGGCCTCGAGGACGCTCCAGAGGTCCCCGTGTTCGGTGATCGCCGAAATCGCCGTCTTGGGACCGATCCCGGAGACGCCCTCGTTGAAGTCCGTCCCGATGAGGATCGCCGCGTCGATCAGCTGCTCGAGGGTCAGCCCGTGGCGGTCGAGGGTGGCCTCGAGATCCATCAGTTCGGGGTCGCCCTTGCTCGTCAGCTGCCGCAGCGTCAGCGGCGAGCCGAACAGGAGGGCGTCGTAATCCTCGGAGCCCACGTAATCGGCGTCACCCCGTTTGACCATGTGGGCGGCCTGGGCCTCGCCTTCCGCCGGCGCTTCGACGATCGGCACGTCGAGCAGCCGGAGGAGTTCCCGGCTGGTCTCCTGAATCGTCGGCGTCAGCCGCTGCGTGCGGGACTCGAGCTGGGCGATCGCCACCGCGTCGCCTTCCTCGCGGGCGGTCTCGAGTTGGTCCTCGTAGCTCCGCCGCTGCTCGCGGCGGGACTCGATCTCGTCGGTCTTCAGCTCGGAGGGGCCGCCGTCGAAGACCATCACCGGCGTGATATCCCGCTCGAAGAACTTGGGCAATCCCTGGACGATCCCGACGAGGTTGGCGACCTCGGTCCCGTCGGCGGTCGTATACTTGCCGCTGTCGGTCCACTTGACCGTCGTCGTCAGATACCGGTAGAGCCAGTTGTGCGCGTCGACGGCGACGACCCCCTCGATCTCGTCGAAGGGGATCTCCTCGATGACGGCGATATCCCGAAGTGCAGCGTTTCCCATTGCGGACCACTTGGGACGACTGGGATTTGAATCGTTGGCTTCCCGATCGCGCTCGTCACGTTCTCGAGAGCCCGTCGGTATCGGGATATCGGTGGTCCCCCGTCGTCACTCGTTCGAGGATCAGTCCGGTCCGACGTCCCCACCATTCGTAAGTGCGTTCCGGACCGACTGTGACACGCTCGAGCGATCCGTCCGCGAGCGAGCGTTCCATGACACACGATAGGATCCACGCGCGAAAACCGACACACGACAGCGATCGGTGGTCGGTCGGGACCATCGAACGGATCGACGAGCGGGACGGTCACTGCGTCTTCGAGGTGGAGACCGAGGAGGGAGAGACGGTCGAACTCGTCGTCACGGTCGCGATTCGTGACCTAGTCCTGCGAAGACTGGACCGCGACGAAGACGAGTCACCGATCGGCGCTCGAGTCTGGTATCGGAAACGCGGGGCCTGAGACGACCACACGGTCGACGCCGACGGTCGGCGTTCCTACTCGCGCGACTCGCGAGCCGGCGGCTCGCCGTCGCGCCGCGAGTCGAGAAAGCGCTCCTCCTCGTCGGAGAGATCCCGCTCCCGAAACGCCTCGAGTCCGGCCTGATACCGGTTCCCGTCGTCCCAGTCGGTCTCGGCACCGTCGGTCGGCGTCGGGTACTCGAGGATCAGTTCGGCGATGCCCGTCGTCTCGCCGGTGTAGGCGAACCCCGTCCGGTAGAGCGCCTCGTAGGCGAACGGATTGTTGACCGCGATCCGGAGCCGGTCGTACCCCCGCTCGACGGCGCGGTCGCGCACGCGGCGACAGAGCGCCGGGCCGATCCCCTCGCCGCGCCGGTCGCGGTCGACGGTCACGTAGCGCAGCCACAGCACGTCCGCGTCGGTGCGGTCCTCGTTGAACGCGACGGCCGCGACGATTTGGCCGTCGTCGGCTCGAGCCACCGCCTTGCCCGTGTTCGTCATGACGAACTTCCCGGCGTAGCTGAACCGTTCGTGATCGAGTCGGAGCTGTGGTCCGTCGGGCGGCCAGCCGAGCAGTTCGTACTCCACGGGCGGAGTTGGAGCGCAGCCTACTACAATCCCCGGTATCGGACGGGGCGGCGGTCTCGAGACTGCCGTCTCTCTCATGG
The Natrinema salaciae genome window above contains:
- a CDS encoding NAD(+)/NADH kinase — its product is MDAAWSAGDSPVVGVVDREGVASGAVEIDDTLESTVADASGTIVRGGLEAVLAAGPSIVVTAGEATLSAVARAGVERPVLPVGSVTGIKAVDRDHLPAALAATLDGDAVRRDRSVLDVTLDAAGDDTDDSPIRDRALFDVTLITDEPARISEYGVRSGDQFVSTFRADGVVTATPAGSHGYASAVDAPQLSNAVDAVAVAPIGPFLTQTRQWVLPADDLSFTVERDEGDVTLVVDGRAVGTVTVDSAVTISPAGTLPTLDVPAERLERE
- the nth gene encoding endonuclease III, encoding MGTPLETRAEQAEAVVDRLEDAYPDSTISLRYTDRLELLIAVILSAQCTDERVNAETEHLFEKYDGAEDYANAPQDELAADLNSITYYNNKATYIRSACETILEEHDGEVPDTMDELTELSGVGRKTANVVLQHGHDIVEGIVVDTHVQRLSRRLGLTEEEYPERIEEDLMEIVPEGDWQQFTHLCIDHGRATCTARNPDCDGCVLADLCPAEKGDSEIDLASGEPW
- the mvaD gene encoding phosphomevalonate decarboxylase MvaD; protein product: MKATAMAHPIQGLVKYHGMRDEIERLPYHDSISVCTAPSHTRTTVEFSMDYDEDTFVVDGEELDGRAKERVEAVVEKARSMSDAAHTVYPVRLESENSFPSNVGLGSSSSGFAAAAMALSEAAELDASKQEISTIARVGSASAARAVTGAFSQLHTGLNDEDCRSKRVPSNLHENLKIIVGLVPYHKETEDAHREAADSHMFQARNAHIHGQIAEMRDALRNDDFERAFELAEHDSLSLAATTMTGPSGWVYWQPATLAVFNTVRELREEEDIPVYFSTDTGASVYVNTTEEYAEEVEEAVSDCGVSTTTWNVGGPARLLDEDDHLF
- a CDS encoding Lrp/AsnC family transcriptional regulator; amino-acid sequence: MAEIDRIDMAILHALQDDARNATTESIGERVDLASSSVATRINDLEENGVITGYTPVIDYDEAGFEQRLLLVGTVQGDDEGIVAAVSDVENVISVERLLTDEGDLHIELVSRSQERAEAVTDDLHELGVEITKTSVVVEETNRPFNHLGAKYTNGE
- a CDS encoding HalOD1 output domain-containing protein, whose product is MPDRQPDADERRPPSEEVVTAVATAFDTSPLDLTPPLYDRVDPEALDSLVRSGPNELRVQFRYNGCAVSIDGRGRTEVSPIDESARSHECEPRDD
- a CDS encoding NAD(P)/FAD-dependent oxidoreductase is translated as MHVVVLGAGYAGLPLTRLLEEALPETVDITLVDESPDHLVQHELHRVIRRPELAAAITVPLPEVLERASVRVAHVEAIDRDERVVSLSTGALSYDVAAVCLGARTAYYGLEGVREHATPLKRLSHANRIRSGALAAFRTDDPGLVVGGAGLSGVQVAGELAAFAREERSDATITILERLGSVAPGFPENFRRAVRSALEEQGVDVRTDAAVARADGSHVVLESGERVPSDQFVWTGGIRGADALAGERPTVESDLRLDDRTFALGDAVRVVDAGGEPVPASAQAAVREARTVAESIATLVADDETIEAAGSHSEAFTFESPGWVVSVGDDAVATIGSRVLTGRPATALKTTVGLGYLSGVGDAENAVGLAYRDLLPDRLQRNH
- the fen gene encoding flap endonuclease-1, whose protein sequence is MGNAALRDIAVIEEIPFDEIEGVVAVDAHNWLYRYLTTTVKWTDSGKYTTADGTEVANLVGIVQGLPKFFERDITPVMVFDGGPSELKTDEIESRREQRRSYEDQLETAREEGDAVAIAQLESRTQRLTPTIQETSRELLRLLDVPIVEAPAEGEAQAAHMVKRGDADYVGSEDYDALLFGSPLTLRQLTSKGDPELMDLEATLDRHGLTLEQLIDAAILIGTDFNEGVSGIGPKTAISAITEHGDLWSVLEARGEHVEYGDRVRQLFRDPDVTDEYEFDAAVDPDLEAAREYVIDEWGVHDGEVERGFERIEESVTQTGLDRWT
- a CDS encoding DUF7861 family protein; this translates as MTHDRIHARKPTHDSDRWSVGTIERIDERDGHCVFEVETEEGETVELVVTVAIRDLVLRRLDRDEDESPIGARVWYRKRGA
- a CDS encoding GNAT family N-acetyltransferase; this encodes MEYELLGWPPDGPQLRLDHERFSYAGKFVMTNTGKAVARADDGQIVAAVAFNEDRTDADVLWLRYVTVDRDRRGEGIGPALCRRVRDRAVERGYDRLRIAVNNPFAYEALYRTGFAYTGETTGIAELILEYPTPTDGAETDWDDGNRYQAGLEAFRERDLSDEEERFLDSRRDGEPPARESRE